The genomic interval ATAACGCATCTTCTATATTTATTTCAAATGATTATGAAGGAGAAGTAGTCTTAGATGGAGAAGAAAGCGCAGATGCTTTATTTTTTAAAAAGGTAGATATTCCTTCACTAGAAGAGGTTAATCCTCCAGATAGGATTGTGATAAAAGATATAATAGAAAAATTAAATATAGAAAAGTATATATAAGTTTTATTTTAAATATTATAATTCAGAGTGAAATACTTGTATTTGAAATTTATAGGGAGTATAATTAAGGATATAACTTTTAATTTAATTAAGAGAGGTGTAGTTTATTATGATAACTAAAGACATGACAATTGGAGAAGTAATAAGAAAAATGCCAACAGCTGCTGAGGTATTAATGAGCTTTGGTATGGGATGTGTTGGATGCCCATCAGCTCAAGCTGAAACTTTAGAAGAGGCTGCAATAGTTCATGGAATAAACTTAGACGATTTAATAGAAGCTATAAATAACATAGAATATTAATTTTAAGCTCTGTTTAAAATAAGAAGTGCTTTTTTAATAGGTGCTTCTTATTTTTATACTATTTACTTTAAAAGTTAATTATTAAGTTTAAATATAAGATTAATTTAAATACATTGTTTATAAATTATATATTTAAAAAATTTTTTTGAAAAAAATAAAAATAACTATTGCTAAATAATAATAATTATTATATAATAATAACATAAGGTTGATGGGGAAATACATCAACAAAAAAACACTTAAATAAAGACTTTTAAATTATGATATAAATTGAAATTAGATAAATTGTTTGTTTTGTAGGAGGAATAAGATTATGAAAAAATTTGTTTGTACAGTATGTGGATATGTTTATGAAGGAGAAAAAGCACCAGAAAAATGTCCAGTATGTGGAGTTGGAGCTGACAAGTTCATAGAGCAAGGAGAAGACTTAGCATTTGCAGATGAGCACAGAATCGGAGTTGCTAAAGGTGTAGATGAAAGAATAATCGAAGGATTACAAGCTAACTTTGTAGGAGAATGTACAGAAGTAGGAATGTACTTAGCTATGTCAAGACAAGCTGACAGAGAAGGATTCCCAGAAGTTGCTGAAGCTTATAAAAGAATAGCTTTCGAAGAAGCAGAACACGCTGCTAAATTCGCAGAAATGTTAGGAGAAGTTGTAGAAGCTGATACAAAAGCTAACTTACAAGCAAGAGTAAATGCAGAGCATGGAGCTTGCCAAGGTAAGAAAGATTTAGCTACTTTAGCTAAACAATTAAACTTAGATGCAATCCACGACACAGTTCACGAAATGTGTAAAGATGAAGCTAGACACGGAAAAGCTTTCGCTGGATTATTAAACAGATACTTTAAATAAGAATCCATCACAAATTGTTTGTATTGATATATTTATAAAGAAAACACCACTAAAACACCTAGTTTAGTGGTGTTTTTCTAGTTTGAAAGGTATTTTTTGATTTGATATACTTCCAAATGAGGAGTGATTAAAATGGGGAAAGCTTATGAAAAAGTTTATGAAGTTACTTATGGAGAAACAGATGGAAGAAAAGACTGTAGAATAACTTCAATGATGAACTTTTTTTCAGACTGTTGCTTAAGTCAAGAAGAAAAGAATTCAATGAACTATGCAGATAATAGCAGTGAAACTACTTGGGTATTTTTTGATTATGAAATAATAGTTAATAGATATCCAAGATATAGAGAGAAAATTAAGGTAAAAACTTATGTTGAATCTATAAGAAAGTTTTATTCTAACAGAGTATTTGAGGCTTATGATATGGATGGGGCCTTAGTAGCTAGAGCTGATGTATTAGCCTTCTTAATAAACAAAAAAACTAGAAGACCAGCTAGAATAAGCGACGAAGAATATGAGATTCATGGATTAAGTAAGGAGTCTTCAAAATTATTAAGAAAAAAATTAAACTTTGAGAAATTTGATAAAGAAGATTTAGAGATGAAATTTCACATAAGATATTTAGATATAGATCTAAATATGCATGTAAGTAATATTAAGTATGTAGAGTGGATTTTAGAAACAGTACCAGTTGATATTGTTCTAAATTACAAAATGAAAAAAATAAAAATAAAATTTGAAAAAGAAATTACATATGGTCATAATGTAATTATAAAGTCAAAAATAATTAAGGGTGAAGATGAAGTAAAGGTTCTTCATAAAGTAGAAAATGAAGAGGGAGAAAGCATTACTTTAGCAGAAACTTATTGGTATTAAAATTTTTCTAGGAGAATTAATTATGAGCGAAAATAAATTTATGAAAAAATATGATGTACTATATTATGATTCAGATGTTAATAAAAACATAAGAATGGTTCCACTTATGAAAATCTTTGGTGATGTATCTGCAATCCATGAGGAAGAGTTAGCTTATGAAGGAATTAAGTATTTAAAAGATCATGAATTAAGTTGGATTATTTATAGTTATTCAATAGATATAAAAAAGCCAATACCATATAAAAGTTCAATAAATGTGGAAACTTATCTAGAAGGAATAAAGAAATTTTATGCTTGTAGAGTATATAAAGTTTATAATGAAAAAAATGAACTTGTGGCTGAAGGAAAGATTATTTTCTTATTAATAGATTTAGAAAAGCGTAGAGCTGTTAGAATACCTAAAGAGTATTGTGAGTTAATAAACATGAGTGATACTGGAGAGGTAGAGTTAAAATCAACTAAAGTTGAAAAATTAATTAGAGAAGATTTAGAATCAAATATTTCTGTAAGAAGAAGTGATATAGATTTTAATAAGCATGTTAATAACACTAAATACTTAGAATGGACTATGGAAGCTACTCCAGAGTGTATTTTAGATGAATATAGCCTTATATCAGCTAAAATAAAGTATGAGAAGGAAGTTAGACTTGGGGATGATGTAAATATTGTTTGCCAATGGGATGAGATTGAAGAAGGTTATAAGTGCCTTTACAAGATTGTAAACAATAGATTAGGTGAAGTTTCAGCTTCAATAGAAACAATTTGGAAAAAAGAGTTTTAAAAGTAATAAAACCCTCGGTATGGCTAGGAGTTTGTAGCCTAGTTATACCAAGGGTTTTGTATTATATAAAAATAAATTTTACTTAAATTAAAAGGTTATATTATCTATAGAAAATATATTACTGAAGGGTACAAGAAAGTGCAGCAGTAAATCCAGAACTCCAAGCCCATTGAAGATTAAATCCACCACAATCTCCATCTACATCTAATAATTCACCACAAAAATAAAGGTTATCTACTAACTTTGACTGAAGAGTCTCAGCATCAACTTCCTTTGTATTTATTCCACCAGTAGTTACCTGAGCTGCTTGGAATCCATTTGTTCCAATACATTTAAATTCCCAAGATTTCATAAGGTTTATTAAGGCTTTTTTCTCTTTCCAAGTAAGTTCATAACATGGTTTATGTAAATTATCTATGCCTGCTTCTCTTAATAATATAGGGATCATTTTCTTGTTAACAACACCTATAAGTGAGTTTATAACTTCTCTACAAGAAAAAATAGCAAAATGTCCTTCTAAGAAATCTTCTAACTCTTTTAATGATTTATCAGGCATCATATCAACTAAGATTTTAACCTCTTTACCTTTAAAGCATCCTAAGGAAGCTTCCCTAGATATTTGTAATATTGGAGGGCCAGATATTCCGTAGTCTGTAAAAAGAATCTCTCCAAATTCTTTTCTAATACTTTTTCCATCACATAAAACTTCAGCATAACCATTAAACTTTATTCCTGATAAAGCTTTAAGTTTATTGTGAGATAGTTTTAATTGGACTATAGCTGGATTAGGTTCAATAATAGAGTGGCCTAAACTTTTAGCAAGAGTATATCCAGAGCCATCAGAACCAGTTTTAGGAGCAGATTTTCCTCCACAAGCCATTATTAACTTTTTACACTTAATCACAGGTGAATCCTCATTTCCTGTGGATAAAGTAAATTTACCCTTAGATTTGTGGATAGATTTTACTTTGTAAGAATTATAAACAGGAATTTCACGTTCTTCTAAGGCTATTTTTAAAATATCTACAACAGAAGATGCCTGTAAAGATTGAGGATAATTTTTCCCTTTTTCAAGTTCTATTATTGGTAATCCTAGATTAAGAAAAAAGGCTTTTGTATCTTCTACAGAAAATTTATTTAAAGATTTAATAAAAAATCCATCATTTGCACTATGAAAGTTTTCAAATGGAAAACTTATTAATGAATTTGTTATATTACATCTACCGTTTCCAGTAGTAAGAATTTTTTTGCCTATTCTGTCTGTTCCTTCAACTATAGCAACATCTAATCCAAAATCCTTTGCTGTAATTGCAGCTGTCATACCAGAAGCTCCGCCTCCTATAATAACTACATCATGGTATATCATAAGTTTTAATTCTCCCTTCTAAATTTGTATATATTAATAATCAAAAATAATTTTCTAAATTTCTTATATGTTTAATCATAACATTTCTAAGTTTGAATTGTATCATATTTGACTAGTAATAGATACTTAAAGAGAAGAAATTATAAGGTTATATTATTTTCTTTAAGGAGTAATACTAAATAGTGAGGTGAATATTATGAAATTTAGAATTACCAATGAAAATATAGAGGGGTATAATACAGAGTTAAAGATTAGAAGAATGAATTATGATCAAGTAGTGGTAAATTATAAAAATAATTCAGGCATAAAAACTTTTAAAATGAATGAGGGAGAATTAGTTTCGGAAGGAGAAGTTGATGATATAATTAAAAAATACACTGATTTATTAAAAATAAAAATAAACAGAGGAACATCAGCTTTGTTTTATAAAGGTATAATAGATTCAATTGAAGAATCTATTGAGGAAGTAAAATCCTTAAAAGTTTTAAATGATTTTACTAAATCAACAAGCAAAAGAGGAATTTGGGATAAAGAGATACTTATATACCTAAACGAGAGCTATCCAATAAAAATTGAAGCAAGTGGAAGAAATTTTAGGGAAGATAGTTATAAGTTCAATATTAAGGTTCTAGAAGAAGCAGAATTCATTGAAATGTGCCATTTTAATATAGGAAAATTAAAGAATCAAATAGGTTGGAGAGAAAGGCAGTTAAATGTCTATAAAAAAATAGTTGAAAAAATAGAAAAAGAGAGTAATTTTGAGTAAAATGGCGAATTATAATTATAATTTTATTAAATAGCTATAAATGGCCTAAAATAACTAAAAAAAGTGTTGACATAACTTTAGTTTTTGGGTATTATATTCCTTGTCAGGTCGCCAAGTGCGAAAGACGAAAAACAAAATAAACAAATTTAGTTTAAAGCTAAAACTGGTCAAAAATGATGTGGTTTTAAGAGTTAATGTGGCCCCTTGGTCAAGCGGTTAAGACACCACCCTTTCACGGTGGTAACAGGGGTTCGATTCCCCTAGGGGTCACCAACATGGTCGCATAGCTCAGCTGGGAGAGCACCTGCCTTACAAGCAGGGGGTCACAGGTTCGATCCCTGTTGCGACCACCATAAAACTTTTAATGGCTCAGTAGCTCAGTTGGTTAGAGTGCCGGCCTGTCACGCCGGAGGTCGAGGGTTCGAGCCCCTTCTGAGTCGCCACATTTTTGGCCCCTTGGTCAAGCGGTTAAGACACCACCCTTTCACGGTGGTAACAGGGGTTCGATTCCCCTAGGGGTCACCATATTACGGTCGCATAGCTCAGCTGGGAGAGCACCTGCCTTACAAGCAGGGGGTCACAGGTTCGATCCCTGTTGCGACCACCATAAAACTTTTAATGGCTCAGTAGCTCAGTTGGTTAGAGTGCCGGCCTGTCACGCCGGAGGTCGAGGGTTCGAGCCCCTTCTGAGTCGCCAGTTTTGGCCCCTTGGTCAAGCGGTTAAGACACCACCCTTTCACGGTGGTAACAGGGGTTCGATTCCCCTAGGGGTCACCATATTACGGTCGCATAGCTCAGCTGGGAGAGCACCTGCCTTACAAGCAGGGGGTCACAGGTTCGATCCCTGTTGCGACCACCAAAACTTTTAATGGCTCAGTAGCTCAGTTGGTTAGAGTGCCGGCCTGTCACGCCGGAGGTCGAGGGTTCGAGCCCCTTCTGAGTCGCCACATGCTGGTGTGGCTCAATTGGCAGAGCAGCTGACTTGTAATCAGCAGGTTATCGGTTCAAGTCCGATCATCAGCTCCAAAGAACTTCAGTTAAACTGAAGTTTTTTTTTATTCTTTTAGAGAGTAATTCGCCATTTAATTTATTTATGCAAAAAAGTACACCTTATCTTTTAAGTAAGATAAGGTGTATTTTTTCTTTTTTGAAGATTTTTCTTTATTCTTATGTCATCTCCGTAAGTTTTAAATAGAAGAAAGTTTCCTAGCAATCTAGAAGTTATTCTTTCTGCATAAGCTTGCTTCAATTCAGGAAGATTTAAATTTGTAGATATAATCATCTTTTTATTTAATAATATTTTTTTGTTTAGAAGGGTAAATAACTCAGTTGTAGAGAAATCAGTTATTTGTTCTGCACCTAAGTCATCTATAACAAGTAAGTCACAATTTATAAGCAAATCTTCTAATTCATGATCATTATTAAATCGTATTTCTCTAAGATTTCTAATAAGTTCATCAGATGTTCTATAAACGACAAGAAATCCATTATCTAATAATTCTTTAGCTATGCAATAAGTTAAAAATGTTTTTCCAGTTCCAGGACTACCATAGAAAAGTATATTTTCATTATGCTTATCAAATTTAGGGATATATCCATTAACCATCTTATCAATGATTATTTGCATATTTTCTCTTGGAGAATACTTTTCATTACCATTGTTTAAAGGAGAAAAAACATTTATATCAAATTTTGAAAAATTATTTAGTTTTAAAGCATCAGCCATGTGAGAATTCTCATAGTATATGTCTACAAGTTTTTTCTTATAACAAATACATTTTTTAGTACCTATATATCCTGTATCTTTGCAAGATTGACAGGTATAATGCATATCTAAATAATCTTTTGGATATCCACTCATAGCAAGTAGTTGATCTTTCTCATCTCTAAGATTTTCAATTTCTTTTTTTAATTTTTCAAAACTTTCTTTTTCATGTTTTCTTAAAGCAAGCATTGAAAGTTTTAAAGAAAGCTTATTTATTTCTCTTTCATACTCAAAAACTTGAGGTAGCTTTTCTTTTAACTCTTTTTGTCTATTAGCTAGATTTGATTTTTCTTTTTGACGGATTTTTTCATACATATCCATCAATTGACTTTTATAACCTTTAATCATTCAATATCCCATCCTAACAATTGTTTTTCTAAGGAATCATAGTCATAATCTCTTTGGGTAAAGTTTGCTTCTCTAGCTGGTTTCTTTTGAATTGGAGCTGAATTATTTTTGTTAAATGGTTTTTTAATACTAGATGTCTTTTTAATATCTTTTTTTGCCACATCATCAAGCGTTTTTATACCATCTTTAAACCATTTACCTAAGATACCATCTATATATTTAAAATCAGCTCTGTTTAAACGTTCAAAGCATATATCGCAAGCCTTAAGTATTAACTCAACAGAGAAGTTATAAGTTAAAAGCCACTTTTCCATCATAGTTTCCTGTGGCTTCATTATTTCGGTATTTTGAATTCCTAAATACTTAAGAATTTTTCTTATTTTAACCCATTTGTCTTCTGTTTTAGTTATATAAGCTTGAGCTTCCTCTATTGATTTTATTCCGGCATTATGCCATCCAAGAGCCACTGTCTCTATGTATCTAACATCTTTTTTACCCTTAGATACACAGTACTCTATTAGTATTAATATAAGCTCTGAGGAAAAATTAAGCTCTGTTTGCCAAGAAAGATAAGTTGTCATTTCCTTTGTGGATAAAGGACGACATATAAGCTTTTCTATATCTTTGAGCATATCCTTAGTGTTATTTTCATCAAGGGCTGATAATAAATCAACAGAGTTTTGACTTGATGAATGATTACCTTCTGATAAGTCTAAAAATTCTATTTTAAAGTTATTCATTTTATCTATAGGAACTAGTTTTATAACACCTTCGTCATGCCAATAATTAAGAGCATTCATTATATCTGATTCTAAAAGATTTAAGTTTGTTGCTAAAATTGAAGAGTTAACTCCAGGTTCTCCAGTGAAATTATATTTTAGCAATAATAAATAAACCTTAATAAATTCTCCACGAGCTTTAGGCATATATTCTTCTAGGAATACATTACTAACAGGAGTAAACTTAGTGGCTGAGTTTTTTAACATAAAAGTACTCAAAAAATAACCACCTTTCTAGATTTATAAATAGTCTAAATTTTAAAATGTATATAAATAAAAAATAGACTATGTTTAATTATATCAAAGTGTCTTTTCTATAACAATAAAGGAGGCTTCTATAAATTGCAAAAAATATTTTATTTACATGAATAATTTTTTGTTAAGTGGAAACATTAATTTACGTGTTTAAATTTATACTAAAATTTTTATTAAAAGGAGAATTACCAATATGAGTATTTCAGAGGGTGAGGGGAGAAACTTTATTAAAGTTTTTCTAATTACCTTAATTATTTTATTTTGTACAGTTAAAACTAATGTTTTTGCTAATTCTTTATACCCAAGAATGGGAAGTGAAAAACTTATTTTTGTAAATATGCCTTGTATGGCTAATGTTTATGTGGAGGCTTATGAATTATCTCTAAATAACAAGGTTATAGGGTATATAGGAAATCCTGATACAGTTGAAACTGTTTTAAATAAAATAAAACAAACATACATAGATAAGGCTTCTGAAAAAGGAGTTTTAGTTAAAGAAGTAAATTTTGATACAAAAATAGATTTAAAAAAGAATATGATTCAATCTAAAGATTTAAGTTCAGTAGAGGATATAACTTCAAAGATAATGCTTGCTAATGATATTTTAGAGGAACCTTTGCTAGATGTAACTATTGAAGCTGAAATTGATGAAATTGCATCAATAGAGCCAGCAGTTGAAGTTATAAAACTAGAAGACAAGTATTTAGGAGAAAATACTATTGAAGAAGGAAAATGGGGAGAGAAAAAGGTTAAAAAGAAAGTAACATTTGTAAATGGAAAAGAATCAGAAAGTGAAATAATATCTGAATCAGTTTTGAAAGAAGCTGAGAGTACAAAAATATATAAGGGAATAAAAAATCCAATTAACTCAAATATGGCATTTTTAGCTCATCCAACTAGAGGTGGAGTTATAACATCTGTCTTTGGAGAAAAGAGTAGAGGAGGCCATAGAGGAGTTGATATAGCGGTTCCTAGTGGAACACCAATAGGAGCAGCTTGTGATGGTGTAGTAAGTTTTGTTGGGTATGACGATATATATGGCAATATGGTTAAGATAAAGCACGATGATAATACAGAAACTCTTTATGCTCATGCTAGTTATATATTAACTGAGCTGGGGAAAGAAGTGAAAAAAGGTGAGACTATTGCCAAGGTTGGAAGTACTGGAAGAAGTACGGGGCCTCACCTGCATTTAGAACTTATATATAAGGGTAATCCTATTAATCCTGTAGATTATATAAGTTAGTTTTAAATATTTTCAAGTAAAAATGATAAATCTATGACTCCTTCTCCAACAGAATCAGAAGGTAGTTCATATTTATTATTAGAAGCTATTTTTAATAAAGAACATAAATCCTTGTAATTTAGTTCTGGCTTGGCCTCTAAAAGTAGTGCACATACTCCAGATATGTAGGCACAGGCTAAGGAGGTTCCTTGAAAGACTGTGTAACTAC from Clostridium perfringens carries:
- a CDS encoding DUF1858 domain-containing protein yields the protein MITKDMTIGEVIRKMPTAAEVLMSFGMGCVGCPSAQAETLEEAAIVHGINLDDLIEAINNIEY
- a CDS encoding NADH peroxidase, giving the protein MKKFVCTVCGYVYEGEKAPEKCPVCGVGADKFIEQGEDLAFADEHRIGVAKGVDERIIEGLQANFVGECTEVGMYLAMSRQADREGFPEVAEAYKRIAFEEAEHAAKFAEMLGEVVEADTKANLQARVNAEHGACQGKKDLATLAKQLNLDAIHDTVHEMCKDEARHGKAFAGLLNRYFK
- a CDS encoding acyl-[acyl-carrier-protein] thioesterase; translation: MGKAYEKVYEVTYGETDGRKDCRITSMMNFFSDCCLSQEEKNSMNYADNSSETTWVFFDYEIIVNRYPRYREKIKVKTYVESIRKFYSNRVFEAYDMDGALVARADVLAFLINKKTRRPARISDEEYEIHGLSKESSKLLRKKLNFEKFDKEDLEMKFHIRYLDIDLNMHVSNIKYVEWILETVPVDIVLNYKMKKIKIKFEKEITYGHNVIIKSKIIKGEDEVKVLHKVENEEGESITLAETYWY
- a CDS encoding acyl-ACP thioesterase domain-containing protein, with translation MSENKFMKKYDVLYYDSDVNKNIRMVPLMKIFGDVSAIHEEELAYEGIKYLKDHELSWIIYSYSIDIKKPIPYKSSINVETYLEGIKKFYACRVYKVYNEKNELVAEGKIIFLLIDLEKRRAVRIPKEYCELINMSDTGEVELKSTKVEKLIREDLESNISVRRSDIDFNKHVNNTKYLEWTMEATPECILDEYSLISAKIKYEKEVRLGDDVNIVCQWDEIEEGYKCLYKIVNNRLGEVSASIETIWKKEF
- a CDS encoding BaiN/RdsA family NAD(P)/FAD-dependent oxidoreductase, whose translation is MIYHDVVIIGGGASGMTAAITAKDFGLDVAIVEGTDRIGKKILTTGNGRCNITNSLISFPFENFHSANDGFFIKSLNKFSVEDTKAFFLNLGLPIIELEKGKNYPQSLQASSVVDILKIALEEREIPVYNSYKVKSIHKSKGKFTLSTGNEDSPVIKCKKLIMACGGKSAPKTGSDGSGYTLAKSLGHSIIEPNPAIVQLKLSHNKLKALSGIKFNGYAEVLCDGKSIRKEFGEILFTDYGISGPPILQISREASLGCFKGKEVKILVDMMPDKSLKELEDFLEGHFAIFSCREVINSLIGVVNKKMIPILLREAGIDNLHKPCYELTWKEKKALINLMKSWEFKCIGTNGFQAAQVTTGGINTKEVDAETLQSKLVDNLYFCGELLDVDGDCGGFNLQWAWSSGFTAALSCTLQ
- a CDS encoding ATP-binding protein is translated as MIKGYKSQLMDMYEKIRQKEKSNLANRQKELKEKLPQVFEYEREINKLSLKLSMLALRKHEKESFEKLKKEIENLRDEKDQLLAMSGYPKDYLDMHYTCQSCKDTGYIGTKKCICYKKKLVDIYYENSHMADALKLNNFSKFDINVFSPLNNGNEKYSPRENMQIIIDKMVNGYIPKFDKHNENILFYGSPGTGKTFLTYCIAKELLDNGFLVVYRTSDELIRNLREIRFNNDHELEDLLINCDLLVIDDLGAEQITDFSTTELFTLLNKKILLNKKMIISTNLNLPELKQAYAERITSRLLGNFLLFKTYGDDIRIKKNLQKRKNTPYLT
- a CDS encoding DnaD domain protein — encoded protein: MSTFMLKNSATKFTPVSNVFLEEYMPKARGEFIKVYLLLLKYNFTGEPGVNSSILATNLNLLESDIMNALNYWHDEGVIKLVPIDKMNNFKIEFLDLSEGNHSSSQNSVDLLSALDENNTKDMLKDIEKLICRPLSTKEMTTYLSWQTELNFSSELILILIEYCVSKGKKDVRYIETVALGWHNAGIKSIEEAQAYITKTEDKWVKIRKILKYLGIQNTEIMKPQETMMEKWLLTYNFSVELILKACDICFERLNRADFKYIDGILGKWFKDGIKTLDDVAKKDIKKTSSIKKPFNKNNSAPIQKKPAREANFTQRDYDYDSLEKQLLGWDIE
- a CDS encoding M23 family metallopeptidase encodes the protein MSISEGEGRNFIKVFLITLIILFCTVKTNVFANSLYPRMGSEKLIFVNMPCMANVYVEAYELSLNNKVIGYIGNPDTVETVLNKIKQTYIDKASEKGVLVKEVNFDTKIDLKKNMIQSKDLSSVEDITSKIMLANDILEEPLLDVTIEAEIDEIASIEPAVEVIKLEDKYLGENTIEEGKWGEKKVKKKVTFVNGKESESEIISESVLKEAESTKIYKGIKNPINSNMAFLAHPTRGGVITSVFGEKSRGGHRGVDIAVPSGTPIGAACDGVVSFVGYDDIYGNMVKIKHDDNTETLYAHASYILTELGKEVKKGETIAKVGSTGRSTGPHLHLELIYKGNPINPVDYIS